Proteins encoded within one genomic window of Nitrospira sp.:
- the acs gene encoding acetate--CoA ligase, translating to MSEKIETLLKESRTYQPTAKTIAEAYIKDYETEYKQSIADPEAFWNREAKELEWFSPWGKVLEWNYPWAKWFVGARCNIAYNCLDRHMKTWRKNKVALIWVGENDQERIFTYAELYRQVNRCANALKKLGIEQGDRVTIYLPKIPEQVIAMLACARIGAIHSVVYSGFSAPALANRINDAEAKLVITADVGFDRGKTIQLKPVVDEAIKTCPTIDHVVVVRREVQGPALSAPKEIDWKEWLECERPVCEAAQLDAEAPLYILYTSGTTGKPKGVVHVHGGYMVGTYTTTKYVFDLKDDDVYFCVADPGWVTGHSYIVYGPLLNGATILTAEGKPDYPNPGRWWDLIERYGVSIFYTTPTAIRLLMRYGEDWPKKFDLSTLRILGSVGEPINPEAWEWYHRVTGGDKPIMDTWWQTETGSILITPLPTVPLKPGSATRPFFGIEADVVDREGNSLPANAGGFAVIKKPWPSMMRTIYKDPERYKTYWNTIPNCYTAGDICHKDADGYMWFMGRADDVIKVAGNRLGTAEVESALVSHPAVAEAAVIGKPHKTVGESIKAFIILKQGEEESPALIKSIKDQVLKELGKIGVPSEIDIVSSLPKTRSGKIMRRVLKAKELGQDPGDISTIEE from the coding sequence ATGAGCGAAAAGATTGAGACCCTGTTGAAGGAAAGTCGGACGTACCAGCCGACCGCTAAGACGATAGCCGAAGCCTATATCAAAGACTACGAGACCGAGTACAAACAATCCATCGCCGATCCTGAAGCGTTTTGGAACCGTGAAGCCAAGGAGCTGGAATGGTTTTCTCCTTGGGGCAAGGTCCTGGAGTGGAACTATCCATGGGCGAAATGGTTTGTCGGCGCACGATGCAACATCGCCTACAACTGTTTGGACCGCCACATGAAGACCTGGCGCAAGAACAAAGTGGCCCTGATCTGGGTGGGAGAAAACGATCAGGAACGCATCTTCACCTATGCTGAGCTGTACCGACAAGTGAACCGCTGCGCCAACGCCCTCAAAAAGCTTGGCATCGAGCAAGGCGATCGTGTCACCATCTATTTACCGAAGATCCCCGAACAAGTCATCGCCATGCTGGCCTGCGCCAGAATCGGCGCGATCCACAGCGTCGTCTATTCAGGGTTCAGCGCCCCTGCCCTCGCCAACCGTATCAACGATGCCGAGGCCAAGCTGGTAATCACCGCAGATGTCGGGTTCGACCGCGGCAAGACCATCCAATTAAAGCCAGTGGTGGACGAGGCCATCAAAACCTGCCCGACGATCGACCATGTGGTGGTCGTACGCCGCGAGGTCCAGGGTCCAGCTCTTTCCGCCCCAAAGGAAATTGACTGGAAAGAGTGGCTTGAATGTGAGCGACCAGTTTGTGAAGCAGCACAGCTGGATGCCGAAGCCCCGCTCTATATCCTCTACACGTCCGGGACAACCGGGAAACCCAAGGGGGTCGTCCATGTCCATGGAGGGTACATGGTCGGCACCTATACCACGACGAAGTATGTGTTCGACCTGAAAGATGATGACGTGTACTTCTGCGTGGCTGATCCAGGGTGGGTCACAGGCCACAGCTATATCGTCTATGGTCCACTGCTCAATGGCGCAACCATTCTGACTGCGGAAGGGAAACCAGATTATCCCAATCCTGGGCGCTGGTGGGATCTCATCGAGCGGTATGGGGTCTCGATTTTCTATACGACGCCGACCGCGATCCGCCTGCTCATGCGCTACGGCGAAGATTGGCCGAAGAAATTTGATCTCTCGACGCTCCGTATCCTCGGGAGTGTTGGAGAACCGATCAATCCAGAAGCCTGGGAATGGTATCACCGCGTGACGGGCGGGGACAAACCGATCATGGACACCTGGTGGCAGACAGAAACGGGATCGATCTTGATTACCCCACTTCCCACCGTGCCGCTGAAACCAGGCTCGGCCACGCGCCCATTTTTTGGCATTGAAGCCGATGTCGTCGATCGCGAGGGCAACAGCCTCCCCGCCAACGCCGGTGGCTTCGCCGTCATCAAGAAACCCTGGCCCTCCATGATGCGCACGATCTACAAAGATCCTGAGCGGTACAAGACCTATTGGAATACGATTCCCAACTGCTATACCGCCGGTGACATCTGCCACAAAGACGCAGATGGGTATATGTGGTTCATGGGTCGAGCAGATGACGTCATCAAGGTAGCGGGCAATCGGCTTGGAACCGCCGAAGTGGAAAGCGCGTTGGTCAGCCACCCTGCCGTTGCGGAGGCTGCCGTCATCGGCAAACCCCATAAGACGGTCGGTGAATCCATTAAGGCCTTTATCATTTTGAAGCAGGGAGAAGAGGAAAGTCCGGCACTGATCAAATCGATCAAAGATCAGGTCTTGAAAGAGCTGGGGAAAATCGGCGTGCCATCGGAAATTGACATTGTGTCGTCGCTACCAAAAACTCGCTCCGGAAAAATCATGCGCCGTGTGCTGAAAGCGAAAGAACTCGGACAAGACCCAGGGGATATTTCAACCATCGAGGAGTGA